The [Flavobacterium] thermophilum genome has a segment encoding these proteins:
- the yjbK gene encoding Uncharacterized conserved protein, which yields MHQEVEIELKNLLTAAEFAAVRAAFRLDDGAFFRQENHYFDTPSFALKERAAALRIRAKEGRFTLTLKQTRADGALLETHVPLTPSEAEALLTGVPLHGTIAALLAELGIDPSNVRHFGSLVTERAQWPYEGGTLFLDRNFYLQSEDYELEYEVDHVEAGEKRFLRLLEALGIPRRPAPNKIARFYARMKEMEERR from the coding sequence ATGCATCAAGAGGTCGAAATCGAATTGAAAAACTTGTTAACGGCAGCGGAATTTGCGGCCGTCCGCGCCGCCTTCCGGTTGGATGATGGCGCTTTCTTCCGCCAGGAAAACCATTACTTTGACACTCCGTCATTCGCCTTAAAAGAACGGGCGGCAGCGCTGCGCATCCGGGCGAAAGAAGGGCGGTTTACGCTGACGCTGAAACAAACGCGGGCGGATGGGGCGCTTCTCGAGACGCACGTGCCGCTCACCCCTTCCGAAGCGGAGGCGCTGCTCACGGGCGTGCCGCTGCACGGAACGATCGCGGCCTTGCTTGCGGAACTGGGCATTGATCCATCCAACGTGCGCCATTTCGGCTCTCTTGTCACCGAACGCGCCCAATGGCCGTACGAAGGCGGTACGCTTTTCCTTGACCGCAACTTCTACTTGCAAAGCGAAGATTACGAACTTGAGTATGAAGTGGATCACGTGGAAGCGGGTGAAAAGCGGTTTTTGCGCCTGCTTGAGGCGCTCGGCATCCCGCGCCGCCCGGCGCCAAACAAAATCGCCCGCTTTTACGCCCGCATGAAAGAAATGGAGGAAAGACGATGA
- the cotS gene encoding Coat protein 40 kDa component 2, with translation MQSPWIAAKVLELYPYQVEQIELQSVRPKETVWTVATAEGEKMLRQREAVPGRMLFYAEAHRHLQQRQFPIAPLCRTKNGGLCVAGGTQAYALYDAVSGKEVSYYDVEQLEHAFEFLGLFHVASQQFSPSPKAKKRNRLGKWPKTYTWKLQELSGYKKMAASFVDDPFSILFSETVGAMLAAGEEAVEQLDSDAYAEWTAGPNRWTGFIHKDISLSHLVETEETMMMRYLPAVVIDLPVRDIQVLLHKVMKKMAVWDEELAARLLQAYHLNHPLTDEQYRLLEAELLFPHLFASVARKYYLGAKDNWSDEKYMWELQTAITVERTKQDALRRTPLPSLL, from the coding sequence TTGCAGTCACCATGGATTGCTGCCAAGGTGCTTGAGCTGTATCCGTACCAAGTTGAACAAATAGAGCTTCAATCGGTGCGGCCGAAGGAAACGGTCTGGACGGTTGCGACAGCTGAGGGAGAGAAGATGCTGCGGCAACGGGAGGCGGTGCCGGGGCGGATGCTGTTTTATGCCGAGGCGCATCGGCATTTGCAACAGCGGCAGTTTCCGATCGCCCCGTTATGCCGGACGAAAAACGGGGGGCTGTGCGTCGCCGGCGGAACGCAGGCGTACGCGCTATATGATGCCGTCAGCGGCAAGGAAGTGAGTTATTACGATGTCGAACAGCTTGAACATGCGTTTGAATTTCTCGGTTTGTTCCACGTTGCCTCGCAACAGTTTTCTCCAAGCCCAAAGGCGAAAAAGCGAAACCGGCTCGGAAAGTGGCCAAAGACGTATACGTGGAAACTGCAAGAGCTGTCCGGCTATAAGAAAATGGCGGCTTCGTTCGTCGATGATCCGTTTTCCATCTTGTTTTCCGAGACGGTCGGTGCGATGCTCGCCGCGGGCGAGGAAGCGGTCGAGCAGCTAGACAGCGATGCCTACGCCGAATGGACAGCCGGTCCGAACCGATGGACAGGGTTTATTCATAAAGACATTTCCTTGTCACACCTCGTCGAAACGGAAGAGACGATGATGATGCGCTATCTGCCAGCGGTCGTCATCGACTTGCCGGTGCGCGACATTCAAGTGCTGCTCCACAAAGTAATGAAAAAGATGGCGGTGTGGGATGAAGAATTGGCCGCGCGGCTGCTTCAGGCGTATCACCTCAACCATCCGCTCACCGACGAGCAGTACAGGCTGCTTGAGGCGGAGCTGTTGTTTCCGCACTTGTTTGCCTCCGTCGCCCGCAAGTATTATTTAGGGGCAAAAGACAATTGGTCAGATGAAAAATATATGTGGGAGCTGCAGACAGCCATTACGGTCGAGCGGACAAAACAAGATGCGCTTCGCCGTACGCCGCTGCCATCGCTACTGTAA
- the cotI_3 gene encoding Spore coat protein I, translated as MADQTVYSTAPSAAAERLVHMARLLLKQWDIEAKAIDVVQSGQMALVWKVHTDGGPKCLKRIHRPEKKALFSIYAQDALAKKGLYVPRIIETRDHRLFKKYGPFLFVLYDWIEGTPFDLAIRDDLTAMIGALAHFHAQSSGYEPPPGVPVFSKLGKWPKHYMKRCRQLEAWKQLAELDRDDPFSRLYLAEIDRFIEKGEEVLQQLLDSHYEAWVEQLKKRPSLCHQDYGTGNSLRGEDGNVWIIDLDTAAFDLPIRDVRKMMAPLLFETDRQGKAKADMVLEAYEAVRPLATKEKKVLFIDLLFPYDLYELAVEKYIRNVPLAETELAEAMAYEQAKWGEIERRLASL; from the coding sequence ATGGCTGATCAAACCGTCTATTCCACCGCGCCGTCAGCCGCCGCTGAACGGCTCGTCCATATGGCGCGTCTGCTGTTAAAGCAGTGGGACATAGAAGCCAAAGCGATTGACGTCGTGCAAAGCGGGCAAATGGCGCTCGTCTGGAAAGTGCATACCGATGGCGGACCGAAATGCTTAAAGCGCATTCACCGCCCGGAAAAAAAGGCGCTCTTCTCGATTTACGCGCAAGACGCTTTGGCGAAAAAGGGGCTTTATGTCCCGCGCATCATTGAGACACGCGACCACCGCCTATTTAAAAAGTACGGACCGTTTTTGTTTGTGCTGTACGACTGGATCGAAGGAACGCCGTTTGATTTGGCGATCCGCGACGATTTAACCGCCATGATCGGCGCCCTTGCCCATTTTCATGCGCAGTCGTCCGGTTACGAACCGCCGCCGGGCGTGCCGGTGTTCAGCAAACTCGGCAAATGGCCAAAGCATTACATGAAGCGCTGCCGGCAGCTCGAGGCGTGGAAACAGCTCGCCGAGTTGGATCGCGACGATCCGTTTTCCCGCTTGTATTTAGCCGAAATCGACCGCTTTATTGAAAAAGGAGAGGAAGTGTTGCAGCAGCTCCTCGATTCTCATTACGAGGCATGGGTTGAGCAGCTGAAGAAACGGCCGTCGCTTTGCCACCAAGACTATGGGACAGGGAACTCGCTGCGCGGAGAAGACGGAAACGTCTGGATCATCGACCTCGATACAGCTGCCTTTGACTTGCCGATTCGCGATGTCCGCAAAATGATGGCTCCGCTTCTTTTTGAAACAGACCGGCAAGGAAAAGCAAAAGCCGATATGGTGCTCGAGGCTTATGAGGCGGTGCGCCCGCTGGCAACAAAGGAAAAAAAAGTGCTGTTCATCGATCTATTGTTTCCGTACGATTTGTATGAGCTGGCAGTGGAAAAATATATCCGGAACGTGCCCCTCGCCGAGACGGAACTGGCCGAGGCAATGGCATACGAACAGGCCAAATGGGGGGAAATCGAGAGACGGCTCGCTTCGTTGTAG
- the yjbM gene encoding GTP pyrophosphokinase yjbM, whose protein sequence is MVNHWDLFLAPYKQAVEELKVKLRGIRAQFEMIEAHSPIEFVTGRVKPVASILDKAQKKNIPLDRLEEEMQDIAGLRIMCQFVDDIKTVVELLRQRNDFTIVEERDYVTQKKESGYRSYHLVIRYPVQTIRGEKNILAEIQIRTLAMNFWATIEHSLNYKYSGRFPEDIKARLQRAAEAAYRLDEEMSKIRVEIQEAQAAFSRKQEAKGEGQ, encoded by the coding sequence ATGGTAAACCATTGGGATTTGTTTTTAGCCCCGTATAAGCAGGCAGTCGAAGAGCTGAAAGTAAAGTTGCGAGGCATTCGCGCCCAGTTTGAGATGATTGAAGCGCACTCGCCGATTGAGTTTGTCACCGGACGCGTGAAGCCGGTTGCCAGCATTTTAGACAAGGCGCAAAAGAAAAACATCCCGCTCGACCGCCTCGAGGAAGAGATGCAAGATATTGCAGGACTGCGCATCATGTGCCAGTTTGTCGACGATATTAAAACGGTCGTCGAGCTGCTGCGCCAGCGCAACGATTTTACAATCGTCGAGGAGCGCGACTATGTCACGCAAAAGAAAGAAAGCGGCTATCGTTCATACCACCTCGTCATTCGGTATCCGGTGCAGACGATCCGCGGCGAGAAAAATATTTTGGCGGAAATTCAAATCCGCACGCTGGCGATGAACTTTTGGGCGACGATCGAACACTCTCTGAACTACAAATACAGCGGCCGCTTTCCGGAAGATATTAAAGCCCGGCTGCAGCGCGCGGCGGAGGCTGCCTACCGCCTCGATGAGGAAATGTCGAAAATCCGCGTTGAAATTCAAGAAGCGCAGGCCGCCTTTTCACGAAAACAAGAAGCAAAAGGGGAAGGACAATGA
- the fabI gene encoding Enoyl-[acyl-carrier-protein] reductase [NADH] FabI → MVLSLEGRTYVVMGVANKRSIAWGIARSLHAAGARLVFTYAGERFEKEVRALVDTLGDERSLLLPCDVAKDEDIVQCFAQIKEQVGVIHGVAHCIAYANKEDLSGEYMNVSREGFLLAHNISAYSLTAVAREAKELMTEGGSIVTLTYLGGERVVQNYNIMGVAKASLDASVKYLANDLGKYGIRVNAISAGPIRTLSAKGVSDFNSILKQIEERAPLRRTTTQEEVGDAALFLFSDLSRGITGEIIHVDSGYHILGY, encoded by the coding sequence ATGGTCTTATCATTGGAAGGACGTACATATGTCGTGATGGGGGTGGCGAACAAACGAAGCATCGCCTGGGGGATTGCTCGTTCGCTTCATGCTGCCGGCGCTCGGTTGGTGTTTACGTATGCCGGCGAGCGGTTTGAAAAAGAGGTGCGGGCGCTGGTCGATACGCTTGGGGATGAACGCTCCCTTCTGCTGCCGTGCGATGTGGCAAAAGACGAAGACATCGTTCAATGTTTCGCGCAAATCAAAGAACAAGTCGGCGTCATCCACGGCGTCGCTCATTGCATCGCCTATGCCAATAAAGAAGACTTGAGCGGTGAGTATATGAATGTCAGCCGCGAAGGCTTTTTGCTCGCCCATAACATCAGTGCGTATTCGCTCACCGCGGTGGCTCGTGAAGCGAAAGAGCTGATGACGGAAGGCGGCAGCATCGTCACTCTTACGTACTTAGGCGGCGAGCGCGTCGTGCAAAACTACAACATTATGGGTGTGGCGAAAGCGTCGCTTGATGCGAGCGTGAAATATTTGGCGAACGATTTGGGCAAATACGGCATCCGCGTCAATGCCATTTCCGCTGGACCGATTCGCACACTGTCGGCCAAAGGGGTGAGCGATTTCAACTCGATTTTAAAGCAAATCGAAGAACGCGCTCCGCTCCGCCGGACGACGACGCAGGAAGAAGTCGGCGATGCGGCGCTGTTTTTGTTCAGCGACTTGTCGCGCGGCATCACCGGAGAAATTATTCATGTCGATTCCGGGTATCACATTTTAGGATATTAA
- the cotSA_2 gene encoding Spore coat protein SA produces MKIAMIATEKLPVPAIRGGATQIYLDATAAIMARKHDVTVLSIRDRELPDEEKNKNGVAYRRFAQETYVQEVAAHLRTEAYDVIHVCNRPRWIRHIREASPDSAIVLSVHNEMFRDDKISYAEGIDCINTVKQIVTVSDYIGATICDRFPQAAGKVATVYSGVDGKTFQPKWTAQGAKINAAVRRELGLEGKKVVLFVGRLSKVKGAHLLLEALPSITEKHPEAVIVFVGSKWFGANEVNSYVRYLYTLGALYENNAMFIQFVKPEQIPQLYTMADLFVCPSQWQEPLARVHYEAMAAGLPIITSNRGGNPEVVENGKNGYIVNDFSNPEAYAALINKLLDEPAFASQMGKYGRQKAEREFSWEAVAAKLLRAYGEERG; encoded by the coding sequence ATGAAAATCGCCATGATTGCAACGGAAAAACTGCCGGTGCCAGCCATCCGGGGAGGGGCGACACAAATTTATCTCGATGCAACAGCGGCGATCATGGCGCGAAAACACGACGTCACGGTGTTGTCGATTCGCGACCGTGAGCTGCCGGATGAGGAGAAGAACAAAAACGGGGTCGCCTATCGTCGCTTCGCCCAAGAGACATACGTACAAGAAGTAGCCGCCCATTTGCGCACGGAAGCGTATGACGTCATTCACGTATGCAACCGGCCGCGCTGGATTCGCCACATCCGCGAAGCTTCGCCAGACAGCGCCATTGTGTTGAGCGTCCATAATGAAATGTTCCGGGACGATAAAATTTCGTATGCCGAAGGGATCGATTGCATTAATACGGTTAAACAAATTGTAACCGTGAGCGACTATATCGGGGCGACCATTTGCGACCGCTTCCCGCAGGCGGCTGGAAAAGTGGCGACTGTTTATTCAGGGGTCGATGGGAAGACGTTCCAGCCGAAATGGACGGCGCAAGGAGCGAAAATCAATGCGGCTGTCCGCCGCGAGCTCGGGCTCGAGGGGAAAAAAGTCGTGCTGTTTGTCGGGCGGTTGAGCAAAGTGAAAGGCGCCCATTTGCTTCTTGAGGCGCTGCCGTCAATCACCGAAAAGCATCCGGAAGCGGTGATCGTGTTTGTCGGCTCGAAATGGTTTGGCGCTAATGAGGTAAACAGCTATGTCCGTTACTTGTATACGCTCGGAGCGCTGTACGAAAACAATGCGATGTTTATTCAGTTCGTCAAACCAGAGCAAATTCCGCAGCTGTACACGATGGCTGATCTATTCGTTTGTCCGTCCCAGTGGCAAGAGCCGCTGGCGCGCGTTCATTATGAAGCGATGGCGGCCGGGCTGCCGATCATTACGAGCAACCGCGGGGGGAACCCCGAGGTCGTTGAGAACGGCAAAAACGGCTACATCGTCAACGACTTCAGCAACCCCGAAGCGTACGCCGCACTCATCAACAAACTGCTTGACGAACCGGCTTTTGCCAGTCAAATGGGCAAATACGGGCGGCAGAAGGCGGAACGCGAATTCAGCTGGGAAGCGGTGGCCGCAAAGCTGTTGCGCGCTTACGGGGAAGAAAGGGGGTAA
- the rluD_2 gene encoding Ribosomal large subunit pseudouridine synthase D — protein sequence MPPFTMTFSIDEQHDGKLLRQFLQENGISRTALTDIKFHGGALLVDGRPVTVRHVLRAGETLSVVFPPERTSDWMDPEEMPLHIVYEDDYILVVDKPAGLATIPSRHHPGGTLANGLLHHYRRQRLDSTVHIVTRLDRDTSGLVLVAKHRHVHHLLSTLQQKGKVARTYEAICHGVMVDDEGTIDAPIGRRGDSIIAREVREDGKPAVTHFRVLERLRGYTHVSLQLETGRTHQIRVHLAYVGHPLAGDDLYGGSREMIDRQALHSRQLSFFHPFARRWLTFAAPLPGDMAHLIETVRSSTTPT from the coding sequence TTGCCGCCGTTTACCATGACCTTTTCCATCGATGAACAGCACGACGGAAAGCTGCTGCGCCAGTTTTTGCAAGAGAACGGCATTTCGCGGACGGCGCTTACCGATATTAAATTCCATGGCGGGGCGCTGTTGGTTGACGGTCGGCCCGTCACCGTCCGCCATGTGCTGCGTGCCGGTGAGACGCTGTCGGTTGTGTTTCCGCCGGAGCGGACGAGCGATTGGATGGATCCGGAAGAGATGCCGCTTCATATCGTGTACGAAGATGATTACATCCTTGTCGTTGACAAACCGGCCGGGTTGGCCACGATCCCGTCGCGCCATCATCCGGGCGGAACGCTTGCCAACGGCCTGCTGCACCATTACCGAAGGCAGCGGCTCGATTCAACCGTCCATATTGTGACAAGATTGGACCGCGACACGTCCGGGCTTGTGCTCGTTGCCAAGCACCGCCACGTTCACCATTTGTTGTCCACGCTCCAGCAAAAAGGGAAGGTGGCGCGCACATATGAGGCCATTTGCCACGGCGTCATGGTTGATGACGAAGGGACGATTGATGCGCCGATCGGCCGCCGGGGAGACAGCATCATCGCCCGCGAAGTGCGGGAGGACGGCAAGCCGGCGGTCACTCATTTCCGGGTGCTCGAGCGGCTTCGCGGCTATACGCACGTGTCGCTGCAGCTTGAAACCGGACGTACGCACCAAATCCGCGTCCATTTGGCTTATGTTGGCCATCCGCTCGCTGGGGATGACCTCTATGGCGGGAGTCGGGAGATGATCGACCGCCAGGCGCTCCATAGCCGTCAGCTCTCGTTTTTCCATCCGTTTGCGCGCCGCTGGTTGACATTTGCCGCTCCGCTTCCCGGGGACATGGCGCATCTCATTGAAACGGTGCGCTCGTCAACTACCCCCACTTAG
- the rodA gene encoding Rod shape-determining protein RodA — protein MDHDRFSQSKLDYHLLFLLFLMAVVSAIAIHSAEPMLPEKLQNVNFASKQLQWYVIGAVVIAFTMIVDYDRLFQIAWYLYGFGMLLLLGLELNVPGSVTIKGATSWYSLPGGNFQPSELMKIFMIIVLSRIIVNHREKYPEPMIRDDFKLLGKIALTVLPPLILLAKQPDMGMSMVFTAITATLVLVSGIRWRIIFGIVFSGVAAVASIVFIYFYFPDFFHKYIIEEDYQLNRFYGWLAPYEYSTDQGFQLIRSLMAIGSGELYGKGLGNLQVYLPEAHTDFIFGVIAEQFGFVGSSIVVSLFFLLVYRMVHIALESNDLYGSYLCAGVVGMITFQVFQNIGMTIGLLPITGLPLPFISYGGSSLATYMLAIGLVLNVHSRTRKFMFASDE, from the coding sequence ATGGATCATGACCGTTTTTCCCAATCGAAGCTTGATTATCACTTATTATTTCTTTTATTCTTAATGGCCGTGGTGAGCGCCATCGCCATTCACAGCGCGGAGCCGATGCTTCCCGAGAAGCTGCAGAACGTCAACTTCGCTTCCAAGCAGCTGCAATGGTACGTGATCGGCGCCGTTGTGATTGCGTTCACCATGATCGTCGACTATGATCGGCTGTTTCAAATCGCTTGGTATTTGTACGGATTCGGGATGCTGCTGTTGCTCGGACTCGAACTGAACGTTCCGGGCTCCGTGACGATTAAAGGAGCGACAAGCTGGTACAGCCTCCCGGGCGGGAACTTTCAGCCATCCGAGCTGATGAAAATTTTTATGATCATCGTCCTAAGCCGCATCATCGTCAATCATCGGGAAAAATACCCTGAACCCATGATCCGCGATGATTTCAAGCTGCTCGGCAAAATCGCCCTCACCGTGTTGCCGCCGCTCATCTTGTTGGCCAAGCAGCCGGACATGGGCATGTCGATGGTATTTACGGCCATCACCGCCACCTTGGTGCTCGTTTCCGGCATCCGTTGGCGCATCATTTTCGGCATCGTCTTTTCCGGAGTGGCGGCCGTGGCATCCATTGTATTCATATACTTTTATTTTCCGGACTTTTTTCATAAATATATCATTGAAGAAGATTACCAATTAAACCGGTTTTACGGATGGCTCGCACCGTATGAATATTCGACCGACCAAGGGTTTCAGCTCATCCGTTCGTTGATGGCCATCGGCTCGGGGGAGCTGTACGGGAAGGGGCTCGGCAATTTACAAGTGTACTTGCCTGAGGCGCATACCGACTTTATTTTCGGGGTTATTGCCGAACAGTTCGGATTCGTCGGTTCGAGCATCGTCGTTTCGCTCTTTTTCCTGCTTGTTTACCGCATGGTCCATATCGCGCTTGAGAGCAACGATTTGTATGGCAGCTATTTATGCGCCGGCGTCGTCGGCATGATCACGTTCCAAGTGTTCCAAAACATCGGCATGACGATCGGGCTGCTGCCGATCACCGGGCTGCCGCTGCCGTTTATCAGCTACGGAGGAAGCTCGCTCGCCACGTACATGCTGGCGATCGGCCTTGTCTTAAATGTCCATTCGCGGACGCGGAAATTTATGTTCGCGAGCGATGAATAG
- the ppnK_2 gene encoding Probable inorganic polyphosphate/ATP-NAD kinase, producing MKRTDAPLAFAITSKGDDVSNALAQKMKTYLLDFDLRYDEEAPDLVISVGGDGTLLYAFHRYCHRLDKTAFVGVHTGHLGFYADWVPEEIEKLVIAIAKTPYQVVEYPLLEVTIRYINGGREAKYLALNECTVKCVSGTLVMDVEIRGDLFERFRGDGLCISTPTGSTAYNKALGGAILHPSLEAIQVTEMASINNRVFRTIGSPLVLPAHHTCLLKPVNHIDFQITVDHLSLVHKEVKSIQCRVADEKVRFARFRPFPFWRRVRDSFIAD from the coding sequence ATGAAACGAACTGATGCGCCGCTGGCCTTCGCCATTACGTCAAAAGGGGATGATGTGTCGAACGCCCTCGCGCAGAAGATGAAGACGTATTTGCTTGATTTTGATTTGCGCTATGATGAGGAAGCGCCGGATTTGGTCATTTCCGTCGGCGGGGATGGAACGCTGTTGTACGCGTTCCATCGCTATTGCCATCGGTTGGACAAGACGGCGTTTGTCGGCGTCCATACCGGCCATCTCGGCTTTTATGCCGATTGGGTGCCGGAAGAAATCGAAAAGCTCGTGATTGCCATCGCCAAAACACCGTATCAAGTGGTGGAGTACCCGCTGCTTGAGGTGACGATTCGTTACATTAACGGTGGGCGCGAGGCGAAGTATTTAGCGCTCAACGAATGCACGGTGAAATGTGTGAGTGGGACGCTCGTCATGGATGTTGAAATTCGCGGTGATTTGTTTGAGCGGTTCCGCGGCGACGGGCTGTGCATTTCCACGCCGACCGGGAGCACGGCCTATAATAAGGCGCTCGGCGGGGCGATTTTGCACCCGTCGCTCGAGGCGATTCAAGTGACGGAGATGGCATCCATCAACAACCGCGTCTTCCGGACGATCGGCTCGCCGCTTGTGCTGCCGGCGCACCATACGTGCTTGCTGAAGCCGGTCAACCATATCGATTTTCAAATTACGGTCGACCATTTGTCGCTCGTACATAAAGAAGTCAAATCGATTCAATGCCGGGTCGCCGACGAGAAAGTGCGTTTCGCCCGTTTTCGGCCGTTTCCGTTTTGGCGGCGGGTGCGCGATTCGTTCATCGCCGACTGA
- the prpE gene encoding Bis(5'-nucleosyl)-tetraphosphatase prpE [asymmetrical] → MAIDIIGDIHGCRREFVALTEKLGYVWNEGIPVHPGGRKLGFVGDLTDRGPESLNMIEIVSALVERKLAYYVPGNHCNKLYRFFLGRNVQIAHGLETTVAEYRALPPSEQEMVRRKFIRLYEQAPLYAVLDEGRLVIAHAGIRHDYIGRTDQKVKTFVLYGDITGETNPDGTPVRRDWTKRYRGDAWVVYGHTPVKTPRFVGRTVNIDTGCVFGGALTALRYPEMETVSVPSSMPYVPEKFRSFP, encoded by the coding sequence ATGGCCATTGACATTATCGGCGATATTCATGGCTGTCGCCGAGAATTTGTTGCGTTGACAGAAAAACTAGGGTATGTATGGAACGAAGGGATTCCCGTTCATCCTGGCGGCCGAAAGCTCGGGTTTGTCGGTGATTTGACCGATCGCGGCCCCGAGTCGCTAAACATGATTGAGATCGTCTCCGCCCTTGTCGAGCGAAAGCTGGCTTACTACGTGCCGGGCAACCATTGCAATAAGCTGTACCGCTTCTTTTTAGGGCGCAACGTGCAAATCGCCCATGGTCTTGAGACGACCGTCGCGGAATATCGCGCCTTGCCCCCGAGCGAACAGGAGATGGTCCGCCGCAAATTTATCCGCCTGTATGAGCAGGCGCCCCTGTACGCCGTTTTGGATGAGGGGCGCCTTGTCATCGCCCACGCCGGCATTCGCCATGATTATATCGGGCGGACGGATCAAAAAGTCAAGACGTTCGTCCTATACGGAGACATCACCGGCGAAACGAACCCGGACGGGACGCCGGTGCGCCGCGACTGGACGAAGCGGTATCGCGGCGACGCATGGGTCGTCTATGGCCATACGCCTGTCAAAACTCCGCGGTTTGTCGGACGAACCGTCAACATTGACACCGGCTGTGTATTCGGCGGTGCGCTCACTGCGTTGCGCTACCCGGAAATGGAGACCGTCTCGGTTCCGTCATCGATGCCATACGTTCCGGAAAAATTCCGTTCGTTCCCGTAA
- the cotSA_1 gene encoding Spore coat protein SA translates to MNIAYVCTEKLPAPAVRGGAIQVMIDGIAPLIARRHDLTIFSIDDPLLPSEETNGRIRYIRFPKATYETDVARALSACKFDVVHVFNRPVALADYHAAAPHSAFVLSLHNDMFSPLKITAEQAERALNACTLLTAVSEYIKRTVTGRYQVDPRKVKVIYSGVDLAPYVPAWTEEGKRIRRAERQAYGLADQPVILFLGRLSKTKGPHLLLQCLPSLLARHPETVLVIAGGKWFSDNSRSEYIDWLHELAAPFVEHVIFTNYIPHSRVPKLFLMADVFVCSSQWHEPLARVHYEAMAAGIPVITTNRGGNTEIVRHGQTGLVVDDYANEQAFAEAISYLFEQQTHARRMAETARERVEANFQFEHVAGRLEAVYNEALAAHQRQTTGL, encoded by the coding sequence ATGAACATCGCTTACGTTTGCACAGAAAAACTGCCTGCCCCGGCGGTGCGGGGCGGGGCCATTCAAGTGATGATCGACGGGATTGCCCCCTTGATCGCCCGCCGCCATGATCTGACGATTTTTTCCATTGATGATCCGCTTTTGCCGTCAGAAGAGACAAACGGACGCATCCGCTACATCCGTTTTCCAAAGGCCACTTATGAAACAGACGTAGCCCGTGCGCTTTCGGCGTGCAAGTTTGATGTCGTCCACGTCTTCAACCGGCCCGTTGCGCTCGCCGATTACCACGCCGCGGCGCCGCACAGCGCCTTTGTATTGAGCCTCCATAACGATATGTTTTCGCCTCTGAAAATCACAGCAGAGCAGGCAGAGCGGGCGCTCAACGCCTGCACCTTGCTGACGGCTGTCAGCGAATACATCAAACGGACGGTAACCGGCCGTTACCAAGTCGATCCTCGGAAAGTCAAGGTCATTTATTCCGGAGTCGATCTGGCGCCATACGTTCCTGCCTGGACGGAAGAAGGAAAGCGCATCCGCCGGGCCGAACGGCAAGCGTACGGGCTTGCCGACCAACCAGTCATCCTGTTTCTCGGCCGGCTCAGCAAAACAAAAGGGCCGCATTTGCTTCTGCAATGCTTGCCGTCCCTTTTGGCCCGCCATCCGGAAACAGTGCTCGTCATTGCCGGCGGGAAGTGGTTTAGCGACAACAGCCGAAGCGAATATATCGACTGGCTGCATGAGCTGGCGGCGCCGTTTGTGGAGCACGTCATCTTCACAAACTACATCCCGCACAGTCGCGTTCCGAAACTGTTCTTAATGGCCGACGTGTTTGTGTGCAGCTCGCAATGGCACGAGCCGCTCGCCCGCGTTCATTACGAGGCGATGGCCGCCGGCATTCCGGTCATCACGACCAACCGCGGCGGCAACACTGAAATCGTCCGTCACGGCCAAACTGGGCTTGTCGTTGATGATTATGCGAACGAGCAGGCGTTCGCGGAAGCGATCAGCTATCTGTTTGAACAACAAACACACGCCCGGCGCATGGCTGAAACAGCGCGGGAGAGGGTGGAGGCGAACTTCCAATTTGAACACGTCGCCGGCCGCCTTGAAGCGGTCTATAACGAGGCGCTCGCCGCCCATCAGCGGCAAACCACCGGCCTCTAG